One genomic segment of candidate division KSB1 bacterium includes these proteins:
- a CDS encoding insulinase family protein, with product MKSFALPALALLMFLVACGPQKRLEVVTLPVASDQTISIRLWFKVGSQNDPSGKEGLAALTAQMIADASTKKNGYEQILEKLYPMAAGYSAQVDKEMTIIMGRVHKDNLDAYYKLFVQAVLEPAFREDDFARLKSQQLNYLERTLRYQDDEELGKEALSQFIFAGTPYAHPVAGLIESAKSITLDDVRAFYRKYYTKDNVVVGIGGSFDKRFADRLCRDLARLPAGAPEQPDPPQPAPIKGLQVLLIEKDTESTAISFGFPLDIVRGAPDFHALWLVNSWLGEHRNSSSHLYQVIREARGMNYGDYSYIEAFPRGSRLQFPPSNVARRQQIFQIWIRPVRNEARHFALRAAVRELQKLVDNGLNQEAFELTAQFLKKYYLHFAPTTMERLGYALDDVFYGLDENFLNQFPKHVDELTLPEVNAAAGRHLQDQNMKIVMVTKDAEALKEALVANAPSPIRYATPKPQAVLEEDKEIAVYRLPVRPENVQVVKVEQMFLR from the coding sequence ATGAAATCGTTCGCCTTACCTGCGTTGGCACTGCTCATGTTCCTGGTCGCCTGTGGTCCCCAAAAGAGGCTGGAAGTGGTCACCCTGCCGGTGGCCAGTGACCAGACCATTTCCATCAGACTCTGGTTCAAGGTCGGCTCGCAGAACGATCCATCAGGCAAAGAAGGGCTGGCTGCGCTCACGGCACAGATGATAGCCGACGCCTCCACCAAGAAGAACGGCTACGAGCAGATACTCGAGAAGCTCTACCCCATGGCCGCTGGCTACTCGGCGCAGGTGGACAAAGAGATGACCATCATCATGGGTAGGGTGCACAAAGACAATCTCGACGCCTACTACAAGCTCTTTGTGCAGGCCGTGCTGGAACCTGCCTTCCGTGAGGATGACTTTGCTCGACTGAAGAGCCAGCAGCTCAACTATCTGGAGCGCACCTTACGCTACCAGGACGATGAAGAACTGGGGAAAGAGGCACTCAGCCAGTTCATCTTCGCCGGCACGCCGTATGCCCATCCGGTCGCCGGACTCATCGAGTCGGCGAAAAGCATCACCTTGGATGACGTGCGCGCCTTTTATCGGAAATACTATACCAAGGACAACGTGGTGGTCGGAATCGGTGGCTCATTTGACAAGCGCTTTGCGGACCGACTGTGCCGCGATTTGGCGCGGCTGCCAGCCGGCGCGCCGGAACAGCCCGACCCACCGCAGCCGGCGCCCATCAAGGGGCTGCAGGTGCTCCTCATCGAGAAGGACACCGAGTCGACCGCCATCAGCTTTGGCTTTCCCCTCGATATTGTGCGGGGCGCTCCGGATTTCCATGCCCTCTGGTTGGTCAACTCGTGGCTGGGTGAACACCGCAATTCGAGCAGCCACCTTTACCAGGTTATCCGTGAGGCGCGGGGCATGAACTATGGCGACTATTCCTACATCGAGGCCTTCCCGCGCGGCAGCCGGCTGCAGTTCCCGCCCAGCAATGTGGCGCGCCGCCAGCAGATCTTCCAGATCTGGATCCGCCCGGTACGCAACGAGGCCCGTCACTTTGCGCTGCGCGCTGCGGTGCGCGAACTGCAGAAGCTGGTCGATAACGGCCTGAACCAGGAAGCGTTCGAGCTGACAGCGCAGTTCTTGAAAAAGTACTACCTCCACTTTGCGCCGACGACGATGGAGCGTCTCGGCTACGCCTTGGACGACGTGTTCTATGGGCTCGACGAGAATTTTCTTAACCAGTTCCCCAAGCATGTTGACGAGTTGACGCTGCCCGAGGTGAACGCGGCGGCGGGGCGCCACTTGCAGGACCAGAACATGAAGATCGTCATGGTGACCAAGGACGCCGAGGCTCTGAAGGAGGCGCTGGTAGCCAATGCGCCAAGTCCCATAAGGTACGCCACGCCCAAGCCGCAGGCAGTGCTCGAGGAGGACAAAGAGATCGCTGTCTATCGCTTGCCGGTGCGCCCTGAGAATGTGCAAGTGGTCAAGGTGGAACAAATGTTCCTGCGGTGA
- a CDS encoding carboxypeptidase regulatory-like domain-containing protein, with protein MPYADVPLQLTVGGYADGVRTLTAAVPPSAPFELYDLRLTGSGGVSDVLRHCVRVIPAYRDTFTFVHLPDCHLPSVAWIGFYDDRNTVPELSQILQELAYLNPEFVLQTGDLVDDGQIGEHYRIAQSLLEQSQVPFFLTGGNHDLWYDGHELWRRYFGAAMDYTFLYGGMRFVGLEMYDIPSPTFPASQMKWLRDVLDESISAREGARIIFTHYDQSGQLTSDFLDQYLVDAVIYGHTHVNNVRTVGTRQSLMLNTSFTMNDNGEYRLLKVRDGRIVDFPVLKCGRLWVNTYPAQDGSSWKAGALIRNDNDVDLDGVLVKLHVRRDAAPFAVAGGAVLQAIDHGSNQRVYYVRADVARRSQTAVTVTGQSTGNEPPTITSYTPRFDTTVVAGQTVPLRVQVEDEAPASLSFTWRTNGTVVPGQQGASFNFAAPLDFAGTVEVELEVSDGTLRDTHSWRLYVEPAVARPMLLTSTRNFFPYDREVVLRWQEPFPGQAVFEYGRSPGAYTGSIAEQGSNNQVHFVPREVGMGLGVYFCRIRLDALASDEFTLVVEAPSAPRMISPLGPVRTLSPTFQWEPVEGVPYYLVIMTDQKISIVQDPVTGDYSIEGANPLWAVLTSEHGVPYGVPDPSGTFTSAPAPLAPAGEYWWVVLNCYGPTPELSSTAQSGVGSFRVDLPLPNMRAPALLSPADNASLSGPSILFRWEAVRNAVVYHFYPFKIEVEAGVQVVRPIWESVIATTNTALDLPAARLLVKGDYLWKVAAVATNGVEVPSLPRAFRYDAPAATVNLRTLDNRGTEASDDDIPLPRTTVTYDALVGVDLGLPLATDTEGRRNGVLFAPGVYLLRAQREGYAPLRDTLVVATGKVYDVALRLQPDPAAVRGDVRDQTGQAVAAATVRAVHSLRTDLVREGATNQLGQFSLALPPGSWRVSATKSGFRASAEVAVEVKAGEAEELPAPLVVTRNRNALTGAVVNDAGVPVYGATVVATSGSERLQAATDASGRFCFSLFDGSWVLQASKAGFVSSAQRGVSVAGGTSYQISPPLAIMPMAALVAGVVTDGLAPLAQAEIRAIPLAGQIQSGTSDGYGRFSLSLSAGTYTLEARKSGFTSAGSQVISLAPGETVSGIELLLLPNAGSISGTVTTDGVVPLVNGTVSAGGQSAATDAGGRYLLSVPPGVYAVMAKKEGYLDPAPVEVTVGAGQSVQGVNFLLPPHASVIKGRVLYGSGVAGAVVRAIGPGQKSTMSDDNGNYSLGVEPGVWTLTAQKAGFSSETVTVEVGQAQVLEGQNIRLSRSVATLQGAVLDAGTGSPIPSASLVVDPGGLSTTSRQDGSFKIELDPQPSGVTVTATKPGYAPLARQTGPLQAGNTATLELALTPLSTRLAGTIFDEFGARVSAARVLAVAGPDTFATTSSQSGTYVLPVSHSGGTFAVFARKPGYVWDAPPVTVTLRAGEERTVDLAIRTHFAGLRGRTLSAREGAPVSAAAIRLQRGAETIASTVSDQVGEFQFVDDKGRPFLTEGTYDLWAGKQGFADTVVTGVALRGGSTASLDLPLRRHEAWLEGVVSDGNAPLSDALVIAEKSDGTSRFTAVSRSNGAFRIAPIAPGEYRLSAQLTGYTWARDTVVSAPQGNIALRLTANAGRIWGTVIDVETNQGLPGASIFVGDGHGNEARTSSQSDGQYELQALPVFYPYQLTVSKSGYRSVVRTVSATKGDTTDFRLARVYGAIGGKVTLKSGEPVQRAIVQAQAGATAFKDTTDATGRYGFARLTANAYQVSVTKAGHLSTPRTRTVSLYNGGDSLNVNFVLDRVGVASVAISGPVVVTNDGTASFSFSATTSDGREVPIEAQWSVDHPAAVEALSENGRLTPKRDYIGPLCLMLRDAFSGVADSLLLQVVATVNPNGAARVLTDYRGATFSLPAACVASPLSLGLSYPNLPDVKKRVPGYQIAGRTYALRPGGITLRKPMVVTLPVPDSSAAGCALFAWNPSRLAWEELPSVAVSGGLQAEVSVLGQWAVMQPSLPLGIREFKAEPTPFSPFVAPLQISFRPTSQSSSVVFVTIKVYNMTGELARRLTEAAVPQGQRFSVTWDGRTDGGAMALNGRYLLHIEVKDGEGSKKMLTPVVLVK; from the coding sequence ATGCCCTATGCCGACGTGCCGCTGCAGCTGACGGTGGGTGGCTATGCCGATGGGGTGCGAACGCTCACCGCTGCCGTGCCACCCTCTGCTCCCTTTGAGCTCTATGACCTCCGCCTCACAGGCAGCGGCGGGGTGAGCGATGTGCTGAGGCATTGCGTGCGCGTCATTCCAGCCTATCGCGATACCTTCACCTTTGTGCACCTGCCGGATTGCCATCTCCCATCGGTGGCCTGGATCGGTTTCTACGACGACCGCAATACTGTGCCGGAGCTGAGCCAGATACTCCAGGAGCTCGCCTATCTCAACCCAGAGTTCGTGCTTCAGACCGGGGACCTGGTCGATGACGGCCAGATCGGCGAGCACTACCGCATCGCGCAATCGCTCCTGGAGCAGAGCCAGGTGCCGTTCTTCCTTACTGGCGGCAATCACGACCTGTGGTACGACGGGCACGAGCTTTGGCGCCGCTATTTCGGCGCTGCCATGGACTACACCTTCCTGTACGGCGGCATGCGCTTCGTGGGGCTGGAGATGTACGACATCCCAAGCCCTACCTTTCCCGCCTCGCAGATGAAGTGGCTGCGCGATGTGCTGGACGAGTCGATCAGCGCCAGGGAGGGCGCACGCATCATTTTCACCCATTATGACCAGTCTGGTCAGCTCACGAGCGACTTTCTCGACCAGTACCTGGTCGATGCCGTCATCTACGGCCACACGCACGTTAACAACGTCAGGACCGTGGGCACGCGCCAGAGCCTCATGCTCAACACCTCCTTCACCATGAACGACAATGGGGAGTATCGGCTGCTCAAGGTGCGCGATGGGAGGATCGTCGACTTCCCGGTGCTCAAGTGTGGGCGTCTGTGGGTCAACACCTATCCTGCGCAGGACGGCAGCTCGTGGAAGGCCGGGGCGCTCATCCGCAACGACAACGACGTCGACCTTGACGGTGTGCTCGTCAAGCTCCATGTCCGACGGGATGCCGCTCCGTTTGCCGTGGCCGGTGGCGCGGTGCTGCAGGCCATTGACCATGGCAGTAACCAGCGGGTCTACTACGTGCGCGCCGATGTGGCCCGCCGCAGCCAGACCGCGGTGACAGTGACTGGCCAAAGCACTGGCAACGAGCCGCCGACAATCACTTCCTACACGCCGCGCTTCGATACCACGGTGGTGGCCGGGCAGACGGTGCCGCTGCGGGTGCAGGTAGAGGATGAAGCCCCCGCGTCGCTTTCTTTCACGTGGCGGACCAACGGGACGGTGGTCCCCGGCCAGCAAGGGGCCTCGTTCAACTTTGCGGCACCCTTAGACTTTGCTGGCACAGTAGAGGTTGAGCTCGAAGTCAGCGACGGCACCCTGCGCGACACGCACTCCTGGCGGCTCTATGTGGAGCCGGCGGTGGCCCGCCCCATGCTGCTCACCTCTACGCGGAACTTTTTTCCCTATGACCGGGAGGTGGTACTTAGGTGGCAGGAGCCCTTTCCTGGTCAGGCGGTCTTTGAGTATGGGCGGTCGCCTGGCGCTTACACAGGCTCGATCGCCGAACAGGGTAGCAACAATCAGGTCCATTTTGTGCCCCGTGAGGTGGGCATGGGGCTGGGAGTCTATTTCTGCCGCATCCGCCTGGACGCGCTGGCCAGTGACGAGTTTACTCTGGTGGTCGAGGCGCCGAGCGCCCCGCGGATGATTTCGCCCCTCGGTCCAGTACGAACTCTTTCCCCTACGTTCCAGTGGGAACCGGTGGAGGGTGTCCCCTACTACCTGGTCATCATGACCGATCAGAAGATCAGCATTGTCCAGGATCCGGTGACGGGCGACTATTCCATTGAGGGGGCGAATCCCCTTTGGGCCGTGTTGACCTCCGAGCATGGGGTCCCGTACGGCGTGCCCGATCCCAGCGGCACTTTCACCTCCGCTCCGGCACCCCTTGCCCCAGCAGGTGAGTACTGGTGGGTGGTGCTCAACTGCTACGGCCCAACGCCGGAGCTGAGCTCCACCGCGCAGTCAGGAGTCGGTTCATTTCGCGTGGACCTGCCGTTGCCAAACATGCGGGCGCCTGCTCTGCTATCTCCGGCGGACAATGCCTCCCTGTCCGGACCGTCCATTTTGTTCCGGTGGGAGGCAGTGCGCAATGCCGTCGTTTACCACTTCTATCCGTTCAAGATCGAGGTGGAAGCGGGCGTGCAGGTGGTTCGACCGATTTGGGAGTCGGTGATCGCGACCACCAACACGGCGCTGGACCTTCCGGCTGCTCGTCTCCTGGTCAAGGGAGACTACCTGTGGAAAGTGGCCGCGGTGGCGACCAATGGTGTGGAAGTGCCCAGTCTGCCGCGCGCCTTCCGCTATGATGCGCCAGCTGCCACCGTGAACCTAAGGACGCTGGATAACCGCGGCACTGAGGCTTCGGATGATGATATCCCCCTGCCGCGCACGACGGTCACCTATGATGCTTTGGTCGGCGTGGACTTGGGTCTGCCCCTGGCCACCGACACGGAGGGGCGACGCAATGGGGTGTTGTTCGCGCCGGGAGTGTATCTGCTGCGCGCGCAGCGCGAAGGGTATGCCCCGCTCCGCGACACGCTGGTTGTGGCCACTGGGAAGGTGTACGACGTGGCGTTGCGCCTCCAGCCCGACCCAGCAGCAGTGCGTGGGGATGTGCGGGATCAAACTGGGCAGGCGGTCGCCGCCGCGACGGTGCGCGCCGTGCACAGTCTGCGCACCGACCTGGTGCGCGAGGGCGCGACCAATCAGTTAGGGCAATTCAGCCTCGCCCTTCCGCCCGGCTCCTGGCGGGTGTCGGCGACGAAGAGTGGCTTCCGGGCCAGCGCCGAGGTGGCCGTCGAAGTCAAGGCAGGTGAGGCGGAGGAGTTGCCCGCACCTTTGGTGGTCACGCGCAACCGGAACGCACTCACCGGGGCGGTGGTGAACGATGCAGGGGTGCCCGTCTACGGCGCCACTGTGGTGGCGACTTCGGGCAGCGAAAGGCTGCAGGCAGCCACCGACGCCTCCGGCCGCTTCTGCTTCTCGCTCTTCGATGGCTCCTGGGTCCTGCAGGCCAGCAAGGCTGGATTTGTTTCCTCGGCACAACGGGGCGTGTCGGTTGCGGGTGGAACGTCGTACCAGATCAGTCCACCGCTCGCCATTATGCCGATGGCTGCGCTAGTGGCTGGCGTGGTCACCGATGGGCTGGCCCCTTTGGCCCAGGCCGAGATCCGCGCCATACCGCTGGCGGGTCAGATACAGTCGGGTACAAGCGACGGGTATGGCCGCTTCTCGCTCAGCTTGAGCGCCGGCACCTACACCCTCGAGGCCCGCAAGAGCGGCTTCACCTCAGCGGGCTCACAGGTCATCAGCTTGGCGCCCGGCGAGACGGTCAGCGGCATCGAATTGCTCTTGCTACCCAATGCCGGGAGCATCAGCGGCACCGTTACCACGGACGGTGTGGTTCCCCTGGTCAATGGCACAGTCAGTGCGGGCGGGCAAAGCGCCGCCACCGATGCCGGCGGCCGTTACCTGCTGTCGGTCCCTCCAGGCGTTTACGCAGTAATGGCCAAGAAGGAAGGTTACTTGGACCCGGCCCCGGTGGAGGTGACCGTTGGCGCCGGCCAGAGCGTGCAAGGGGTGAACTTTCTCCTGCCTCCCCATGCCAGCGTCATCAAAGGTAGAGTCCTATATGGCTCCGGCGTGGCTGGCGCCGTGGTGCGAGCCATCGGCCCAGGCCAGAAGAGCACCATGAGCGACGACAACGGCAACTACTCCTTGGGAGTGGAGCCAGGGGTCTGGACACTGACGGCGCAGAAGGCCGGTTTCTCGTCGGAGACGGTCACTGTAGAAGTTGGTCAGGCGCAAGTGCTCGAGGGGCAAAACATACGCCTCAGCCGTTCGGTGGCCACGCTGCAAGGGGCAGTGCTGGATGCCGGTACCGGGAGCCCAATTCCGTCCGCCTCCCTCGTGGTCGACCCAGGCGGTCTGAGCACCACATCGCGGCAGGACGGGAGCTTCAAGATAGAACTGGACCCGCAGCCAAGTGGCGTCACGGTCACCGCTACCAAACCTGGCTATGCGCCGCTAGCCCGTCAGACTGGCCCGCTCCAGGCCGGAAACACCGCGACCCTTGAGCTGGCTCTCACGCCGCTGAGCACTCGCCTTGCAGGCACGATTTTTGACGAATTCGGGGCCCGGGTGTCCGCTGCGCGCGTGCTGGCGGTTGCCGGCCCGGACACATTTGCCACCACCAGCTCGCAGTCCGGCACCTATGTGCTGCCTGTTTCGCACAGCGGCGGGACCTTTGCTGTTTTCGCGCGGAAGCCGGGTTACGTCTGGGATGCACCCCCGGTGACGGTCACATTGAGAGCCGGTGAGGAGCGGACGGTCGATTTGGCTATCCGCACCCACTTTGCTGGCCTGCGGGGTCGGACGCTGAGCGCCCGCGAAGGCGCCCCTGTCTCTGCTGCGGCCATACGCCTGCAACGTGGTGCAGAGACGATTGCTTCGACGGTGTCCGATCAGGTCGGCGAGTTCCAGTTTGTTGACGACAAGGGTCGCCCGTTCCTCACCGAAGGGACCTATGACTTGTGGGCAGGAAAGCAGGGGTTCGCTGACACGGTCGTGACGGGTGTGGCACTGCGCGGAGGGAGCACCGCCTCCTTGGACCTGCCCCTCAGGCGCCACGAGGCCTGGCTGGAGGGCGTGGTGAGCGACGGGAACGCACCTCTTTCGGATGCTTTGGTAATCGCGGAAAAGAGCGACGGAACCTCCCGCTTCACCGCGGTGAGTCGCAGCAATGGCGCATTCAGGATCGCCCCTATTGCGCCGGGAGAGTATCGGCTCAGCGCGCAGTTGACTGGCTACACCTGGGCCAGGGACACGGTGGTCAGCGCGCCCCAGGGCAATATCGCCTTGCGGCTCACGGCCAACGCAGGCCGCATCTGGGGGACGGTCATCGATGTGGAAACCAACCAGGGGTTACCTGGGGCGAGCATATTCGTCGGGGACGGACATGGCAACGAAGCGCGTACCTCCTCGCAAAGCGATGGGCAGTACGAGTTGCAGGCACTCCCTGTTTTCTATCCTTATCAGCTCACGGTGAGCAAGAGCGGCTATCGCAGCGTAGTCCGGACCGTGTCGGCCACCAAAGGCGACACCACCGACTTTCGGCTGGCCCGCGTCTACGGCGCCATCGGCGGGAAGGTGACGCTCAAGTCCGGGGAGCCTGTCCAGAGGGCCATCGTCCAGGCGCAGGCTGGAGCCACCGCCTTCAAGGACACCACCGACGCTACAGGGCGCTATGGGTTCGCGCGCCTGACGGCAAACGCCTATCAGGTCTCGGTGACCAAGGCAGGCCACTTGAGCACGCCGCGCACACGCACGGTGAGCCTGTACAACGGCGGCGACAGCCTGAACGTGAACTTTGTACTGGACAGGGTGGGCGTGGCCAGCGTCGCCATTTCCGGGCCTGTGGTGGTCACCAACGACGGAACTGCAAGTTTCTCATTCAGCGCCACCACTTCTGACGGCCGAGAGGTGCCGATTGAGGCCCAGTGGTCAGTGGATCATCCAGCGGCGGTGGAGGCGCTCTCCGAGAACGGCAGACTTACCCCGAAGCGCGACTACATCGGCCCGCTCTGCCTTATGCTGCGCGATGCGTTCTCTGGAGTCGCGGACTCGTTGTTGCTCCAGGTCGTGGCGACAGTCAATCCGAACGGTGCGGCGAGGGTGCTCACGGACTATCGAGGGGCGACATTCTCGCTGCCGGCGGCTTGTGTCGCAAGCCCGTTGAGCCTGGGCTTAAGTTACCCGAACCTGCCGGACGTCAAGAAGAGGGTCCCGGGCTACCAGATCGCCGGGCGGACCTACGCGCTGCGACCCGGGGGTATCACCTTGCGGAAGCCGATGGTTGTCACTCTCCCCGTGCCAGATTCCAGTGCCGCCGGGTGCGCCCTCTTCGCATGGAATCCCTCCCGATTGGCGTGGGAGGAGCTGCCGTCCGTCGCTGTGTCCGGCGGCTTACAGGCGGAGGTGAGCGTGCTCGGCCAGTGGGCGGTGATGCAACCGTCGCTCCCTTTGGGCATCCGTGAATTCAAGGCCGAGCCGACACCTTTTTCGCCTTTCGTGGCTCCCCTGCAGATATCGTTCCGGCCGACCTCGCAGAGTTCCTCCGTAGTGTTTGTGACCATAAAGGTCTACAACATGACCGGTGAGCTGGCGCGCAGACTCACTGAGGCCGCTGTGCCCCAAGGGCAGAGGTTCAGCGTGACCTGGGACGGCAGGACGGACGGTGGAGCAATGGCGCTGAATGGCAGGTACTTGCTGCACATCGAGGTGAAGGACGGTGAGGGGAGTAAGAAGATGCTCACGCCGGTGGTGTTAGTGAAATGA
- a CDS encoding insulinase family protein: MKGPAMCMALCSLIAFVAQNTAHSGVFPYPYRTEVLDNGLTVIVIPMESPGLVSYYTVVRTGSRDEWEPGHTGFAHFFEHMMFRGTKKYPGSVYDRLMTEMGADANAYTTDDYTCYHIGLAKSDLEKVMELESDRFQNLFYDELAFKTEAGAVHGEYLKSLASPWMVLEEKLLATAFTAHTYRHTTIGFREDIEAMPTMYEYSKSFFQRYYRPENIVLMIVGDVEPDATISLVKKYYGQWQKGYVPPQITPEPEQKGERVAHVTYKGKTLPILTVAYKGLAFSPTQVDVAACYLLGDLAFGQTSDIYKKLVIQQQRVEFISADFSANRDPKLFVIYTMVKDQNDVENVRDEIFAAIAALQDKPVTQEKLDTQRKNTMYSFLMNLDTPDKVAGNLARFAAMTGGIACVDQLFATFERVTPVDIQRVAKEYLVSDRRTVVTVTGGE; this comes from the coding sequence ATGAAAGGACCAGCGATGTGCATGGCGCTCTGCTCGCTCATAGCCTTCGTTGCCCAGAACACAGCCCACTCCGGCGTCTTCCCTTATCCGTACCGCACGGAGGTGCTGGACAACGGTTTGACCGTAATCGTCATCCCCATGGAAAGTCCTGGCCTGGTCTCCTACTACACGGTGGTGCGTACGGGGAGCAGGGACGAGTGGGAACCCGGCCACACGGGATTTGCCCACTTTTTCGAGCACATGATGTTCCGTGGCACCAAGAAGTACCCGGGCAGTGTGTACGACCGCCTCATGACCGAAATGGGTGCAGACGCCAATGCCTACACGACTGACGACTACACCTGCTACCACATCGGTTTGGCCAAGTCCGACCTGGAAAAGGTCATGGAACTGGAGAGCGACCGTTTCCAGAACCTCTTCTACGACGAGCTCGCTTTCAAGACCGAGGCCGGCGCCGTGCATGGCGAATACCTGAAGAGCCTGGCGAGCCCGTGGATGGTATTAGAGGAGAAACTCCTAGCAACCGCCTTCACCGCCCACACCTACCGCCACACGACCATCGGCTTCCGCGAGGACATCGAAGCCATGCCCACGATGTACGAGTACAGTAAGAGCTTCTTTCAGCGCTACTACCGTCCCGAAAACATAGTGCTGATGATCGTGGGAGACGTGGAACCCGACGCCACCATTTCACTGGTCAAGAAGTACTACGGCCAGTGGCAAAAAGGCTATGTGCCTCCCCAAATCACGCCTGAGCCAGAGCAAAAAGGGGAGCGCGTGGCTCACGTCACCTACAAAGGCAAGACCCTACCCATTCTGACTGTGGCCTACAAGGGGCTGGCCTTCTCTCCCACCCAGGTGGACGTGGCAGCGTGCTATCTCTTGGGGGACCTTGCGTTTGGCCAGACGAGCGACATCTACAAGAAGCTGGTGATTCAGCAGCAGAGGGTCGAGTTCATTAGCGCCGACTTTTCTGCCAATCGCGACCCGAAGCTCTTTGTCATCTACACGATGGTGAAGGACCAGAACGACGTCGAGAACGTCCGCGACGAGATCTTTGCAGCAATCGCCGCCTTGCAAGACAAGCCGGTGACCCAGGAGAAACTGGACACGCAGCGCAAGAACACCATGTACAGCTTCCTCATGAACCTGGACACCCCTGACAAAGTCGCGGGCAACCTCGCCCGCTTCGCCGCTATGACAGGCGGCATCGCCTGCGTTGATCAGCTCTTCGCTACCTTCGAGCGCGTCACCCCGGTGGACATCCAACGGGTAGCCAAAGAGTACCTGGTGAGCGACAGACGCACGGTGGTCACAGTTACGGGAGGAGAGTAG
- a CDS encoding S1C family serine protease: MPAAVLAQTQAPVLSELERDLAALVDEAKPSVVSVAAKVVTCYEDRREGGFLGLWGQKRSRRTVTLHNVGSGLVVDDSGHVVTRTSVVADADEIVVRLYDGRLEPARFVGADHGVGLAVIRIPAVPRAARLGSTQALRSGSWVTVIGSSLGMAPTVSFGLVDGLRDDGLMQLSASVAAGSAGSPVFNTRGEVVGLVAAAVGARSHGRTLLSAGEAPSYVLAYPIEQVRSVVQRIIEIESVGDGWLGITVMSRDSLDKPMVTAIVEGGPAHQAGVREGDILLRFAGKELSGSDEAARAVRATAPGSTVTLEVERHGQPLSLQVTVGQRPAAPKVAVRRSPNTAWPLPELSPAPIVPTDQRTLEETVRRLQHRLGELEKEIRSLRRSSPRE; this comes from the coding sequence ATGCCAGCGGCAGTGCTGGCACAGACGCAGGCCCCGGTGCTCAGCGAGCTGGAGCGCGACCTCGCTGCCCTGGTGGACGAAGCCAAGCCCTCCGTGGTATCGGTGGCGGCCAAAGTGGTCACCTGCTATGAGGACCGACGAGAGGGAGGCTTCTTGGGCCTGTGGGGCCAGAAGAGAAGCAGACGTACGGTCACCCTCCACAACGTCGGATCGGGTCTGGTAGTAGACGACTCCGGGCATGTGGTGACCCGCACCTCAGTTGTGGCGGACGCGGATGAAATTGTGGTGCGCTTGTACGACGGACGCCTGGAGCCGGCACGCTTTGTCGGTGCTGACCATGGCGTAGGCCTGGCGGTCATCCGCATTCCGGCAGTGCCGCGCGCCGCCCGTCTCGGTTCCACGCAGGCCCTCCGCTCCGGCTCGTGGGTGACGGTAATCGGCAGCTCTCTGGGCATGGCGCCAACTGTCTCCTTTGGCCTGGTGGACGGCCTCCGCGACGACGGGCTCATGCAGCTTTCTGCCTCGGTGGCGGCTGGCAGTGCCGGGAGCCCGGTGTTCAACACCAGAGGCGAGGTAGTGGGCCTGGTCGCTGCGGCAGTGGGCGCACGCAGCCATGGGCGCACCCTGCTTTCTGCTGGGGAGGCGCCAAGCTACGTGCTGGCCTACCCAATCGAGCAAGTGCGCAGCGTGGTGCAACGCATCATTGAGATAGAGAGCGTGGGCGATGGTTGGCTGGGCATCACTGTGATGTCTCGTGACTCCTTGGACAAGCCGATGGTGACGGCAATAGTCGAAGGCGGTCCGGCTCACCAGGCAGGCGTGCGGGAAGGGGACATTCTCCTGCGCTTCGCCGGCAAAGAGCTCTCCGGCAGCGATGAGGCTGCGCGCGCAGTCCGTGCTACCGCGCCGGGGTCGACCGTCACGTTGGAGGTGGAGCGCCATGGACAGCCGCTCTCTCTGCAGGTGACGGTGGGACAACGGCCGGCCGCCCCAAAAGTGGCAGTACGGCGAAGCCCCAACACCGCCTGGCCGCTGCCCGAGCTCTCGCCGGCTCCCATCGTGCCAACAGACCAGCGCACCCTGGAAGAGACCGTGCGCCGACTGCAACACCGCCTCGGAGAACTGGAAAAAGAGATTCGTTCCCTCCGCCGCTCCTCACCGAGAGAATAG
- a CDS encoding XTP/dITP diphosphatase codes for MTAKKLVLATRNMDKVREMRQVLADVGWEVLSLEQFPEVREVVEDGTTIEANAIKKALVIAQHTGLVALADDTGLEVAALGGAPGVCSSRYAGPGATYADNVRKLLRDLDGVPEEQRAARFRCVIAIAEDERVQTVEGVCEGRITMAPRGNGGFGYDPVFLVPQLGLTFAEMSLAQKNALSHRGQALRQAKAVLATWKTHEQRG; via the coding sequence GTGACGGCAAAGAAACTCGTATTGGCCACCCGCAACATGGACAAGGTGCGGGAAATGCGGCAGGTGCTGGCAGATGTCGGCTGGGAGGTTCTGTCGCTGGAGCAATTCCCCGAGGTGCGAGAAGTGGTCGAAGATGGCACCACTATCGAGGCCAACGCCATCAAGAAGGCCTTGGTCATCGCCCAGCATACGGGTCTTGTCGCGCTGGCTGATGACACCGGTTTGGAAGTGGCGGCGCTGGGCGGAGCCCCAGGGGTCTGCTCCAGTCGCTATGCGGGCCCGGGTGCCACCTACGCCGACAACGTGCGGAAGCTGTTGCGCGACCTGGATGGCGTGCCAGAGGAGCAGCGTGCCGCCCGCTTCCGGTGCGTAATCGCTATCGCTGAGGACGAGCGCGTGCAAACGGTGGAAGGGGTATGCGAAGGGCGTATCACCATGGCGCCAAGGGGCAATGGTGGCTTTGGCTATGATCCGGTTTTTTTGGTGCCCCAACTCGGACTGACGTTCGCGGAGATGTCGCTTGCGCAGAAAAATGCGCTCAGCCATCGTGGACAGGCGCTGCGGCAGGCGAAAGCGGTGCTCGCTACGTGGAAGACCCACGAGCAAAGGGGATAA